GGTTAGAACGGCCGCTTCGGGCCTAAGATTCGCATGCCGACAAAGCTTCGCCCGCTTACCGCTTTTCTTGCAGCCGCATTCCTTCGGCTCGCGCAACGGGCTAGTGTTGGGAGCTTCTTGTTAGTCGATCGCTTCGATCGCATCCGACAATAGATCTTCAATCCTGTCGATCTTCCGTAGATCATCGATGATCGCGGGGTGGGCGAAGACGCGGACTTTTTTGACGTAGTCGTCGAACTGACGTTTGGCCAAAGTTTCTACCATGGGGGAGACCTGCCCCAGCATGCGGTATTTGCTTTCTTTGGGAGAGAAAATCTCGATGTTGAACTGCACTTCTAATTTGATCGGCGGTGCGTCGATCAAGATCTCGTGCGGCGCGATGCGGCGGGTCATGGTGGTGCTGAGGCGGTTGGCGAATTCAGCCGACAAGCGTTCTAACCAAGCGTAAGGACGACGCGCGATCAGATCATAAAAATCGGGGTTTTCGACAAAGCTATATTCAAGCAGCCGCTTGTAAACGCGCCGCGTCGGGCCGAACAAACCATACAGCAGGTCGCGTGCAGGTCCATTGCCGGCGGCGCCGCGCATCGATGCGATCATCGGTTGCTCGACCTGACGGAAGAGTGAATCGAGATCAAGCTGATCGTGCAGCATGTAGAAGGCCCGCTGGAACATCGCCGTGCTCGATCGGACGGCGTGATGCCAGTAGACTTCGCTGAACATGACGTAGCGGGCGAAGACCATCATCTCGGCGGCGGTCCGTCCTTTGTTGGTCAGCGCGAGCCCTGTGCCGGCTTCATTCAAACAAAGACTGCCGATCAACCGTTGTTGGTCAAAGTTCATTCCGTACGGAACGCCAGCGTGCAAACTATCGCGCCGCAGATAATCCATCTTGTCGACATCGATCGGCCCCGAGAGCAAACTTTGCAACACCTGCATTTTTTTGTTGCGGGGCTTTTCGGAAAGCAGCGCCACCACATCGCGCGGATTGATCCCCCAATCGTCCCGCAAGCAATCGGCGATCTCTCCTTCCAACAAAAAGCTGTTGGCGAACATCTCGTGCTGCGGCACGTTCGCTAGGCGCAAGTCTTCGATCGGGTGGCAAAAGGGCCAATGGCCCAGATCATGCAGCAGCGCCGCGACGATCAGCAGTTCGGCGTCGGCGGCGGTGATGATTTCGGCGAAACGCTCGTCATGCGCAAGTTGCTGCAAATAGAGGAGCGCCGTCCGGTAAACCCCCAGCGAATGCTCGAACCGGGTATGGTTGGCCGCCGGGTACACCAGCGAGACGAGCCCCAATTGGCTGATTTGCTGCAAACGGCGGAACTCGGGCGAGTCAATTAATTGCCGAACCCGCGGTGATAGCGGGACGTCCATCTCGGGGGGAATGCGGACGACTTGGCGCTTGACGTTGAGCCCGGCGACTTCGGGGATGTGCAAAATATCGGTCATTGGCCCGGTATACCGCGCTTCAGGGCGGCTGAGAAGACGACGAACCGAGTCCGCCCCAATCGACCAATCGGCCGTTTCCGCGAAACTTAACCGTTGCCGAGCGGCAACTGGGGCCATCGCTGGCGCGGGGGAACCTTTGCGCATTGGCCGCGTCCGTCTAGAATACGTGATTTCCCCCCTACCGGCAGCCCAAATTCGGGAATCCCCTGTGTTACGAACGCATACCTGCGGCGAACTTCGCGCCGCTCAAATCGACCTTGAAGTTACTTTGTGCGGCTGGGTCGACAGCTATCGCGACCATGGCGGCGGCCTCTTCATCGACTTGCGCGATCGCTATGGCAAGACGCAGGTCGTCTTTAGTCCGGAAAGCGGCGCCGCCGTGCAAGAAGCGGCTCGCGGCCTGCGCAACGAAGACGTGATCCAAGTTCGCGGCAAGGTCAGCGCGCGTCCTGAAGGAACGGTCAATCCCAAGTTGATCACCGGGGAAATCGAAATCCGCTGCGTCGAGCTGGAAATCCTGAACAAGTGCAAGACGCCCCCGTTTTTGCCAACGCAGCAAGATATGCCGGGCGAAGACCTGCGTCTGAAACATCGCTATCTCGATCTGCGTCGTCCGGCGATGCAAGAAACGCTGCTCCTGCGCAGTCGCATCATCAAAATGATGCGCGATTATTTTGAAGAACAACAATTCATCGACGTCGAAACGCCGATCCTGGGACGCAGCACGCCGGAAGGCGCTCGCGACTATTTGGTGCCCAGTCGCGTCCATCATGGTCACTTCTACGCGCTGCCGCAGTCGCCGCAGCTGTACAAGCAAATCTTGATGATGGCCGGCTACGATCGCTACGTACAGGTCGCACGCTGTTTCCGAGACGAAGACCTGCGAGCCGACCGTCAGCCGGAGTTCACCCAGTTGGACGTCGAAATGGCGTTTGTCGACAAAGACGACGTAATCGGCATCATCGACGGCCTGGTCCAACGGACCGCCAAAGAACTGAAAGGGCTCGACATTCAATTGCCGCTGCCGCAAATGACCTATGACGAAGCGATGGAGCGTTTTGGTCACGACGCGCCCGACTTGCGGTTTGGCATGGAACTGGTCGACGCGACCGACCTGGCCGCTCAGGCCGAATTCCGCGTCTTCAAAGCGGTCGCCGAAGCTGGTAACCGCGTCCGCGGCATCAACGCCAAAGGCGCCGCCGACAAGTACTCGCGCCGCTTGATCGACGAATTGACCGAGTTCGTCTCGAACGACTTTGGCGCCAAGGGGCTCGCTTGGTTCAAGTGCGAAGCGGACGGCAAATTGGCCTCGCCGATCGCCAAAAACTTTACCGAAGAGCTGCTGGCCAAGTTCAAAGAGCGCTTCGACGCGGAGCCCGGCGACTTGATCTTGATTGTTGCTGACAAGTTCAGCGTCACCTGCAAGGCGCTGTACGCACTGCGGAAACGCTTGGCCGCCGAGCTGAAATTGTACGATCCGAAGCAGATGCACTTCTCGTGGATCGTCGAGTTCCCGATGTTCGACCATGACGAAGAAGAAGATCGCTGGGTCGCGATGCATCACCCCTTCACCGCGCCGCGTCCGCAAGACTTAGAGCACCTGGC
The nucleotide sequence above comes from Blastopirellula sp. J2-11. Encoded proteins:
- the aspS gene encoding aspartate--tRNA ligase, with the protein product MLRTHTCGELRAAQIDLEVTLCGWVDSYRDHGGGLFIDLRDRYGKTQVVFSPESGAAVQEAARGLRNEDVIQVRGKVSARPEGTVNPKLITGEIEIRCVELEILNKCKTPPFLPTQQDMPGEDLRLKHRYLDLRRPAMQETLLLRSRIIKMMRDYFEEQQFIDVETPILGRSTPEGARDYLVPSRVHHGHFYALPQSPQLYKQILMMAGYDRYVQVARCFRDEDLRADRQPEFTQLDVEMAFVDKDDVIGIIDGLVQRTAKELKGLDIQLPLPQMTYDEAMERFGHDAPDLRFGMELVDATDLAAQAEFRVFKAVAEAGNRVRGINAKGAADKYSRRLIDELTEFVSNDFGAKGLAWFKCEADGKLASPIAKNFTEELLAKFKERFDAEPGDLILIVADKFSVTCKALYALRKRLAAELKLYDPKQMHFSWIVEFPMFDHDEEEDRWVAMHHPFTAPRPQDLEHLASDPGQCRAVAYDLVINGSEAGGGTMRIHDNKVQQQVFGLLGMTPEDAKERFGFLLDALQYGAPPHGGIALGIDRWVMLFGGLDNIRDCIAFPKTQRAADLMTDAPGNVDRKQLEELAIKILRPDELKK
- a CDS encoding HD domain-containing protein, which codes for MTDILHIPEVAGLNVKRQVVRIPPEMDVPLSPRVRQLIDSPEFRRLQQISQLGLVSLVYPAANHTRFEHSLGVYRTALLYLQQLAHDERFAEIITAADAELLIVAALLHDLGHWPFCHPIEDLRLANVPQHEMFANSFLLEGEIADCLRDDWGINPRDVVALLSEKPRNKKMQVLQSLLSGPIDVDKMDYLRRDSLHAGVPYGMNFDQQRLIGSLCLNEAGTGLALTNKGRTAAEMMVFARYVMFSEVYWHHAVRSSTAMFQRAFYMLHDQLDLDSLFRQVEQPMIASMRGAAGNGPARDLLYGLFGPTRRVYKRLLEYSFVENPDFYDLIARRPYAWLERLSAEFANRLSTTMTRRIAPHEILIDAPPIKLEVQFNIEIFSPKESKYRMLGQVSPMVETLAKRQFDDYVKKVRVFAHPAIIDDLRKIDRIEDLLSDAIEAID